Within Oscillatoria salina IIICB1, the genomic segment GCGTGTTACCGGGAACACCTGAAGAAAATGTGGCTTTCTTCTTTGAAACCGCCAAACAAGCGGATAAACTCCTGGCTTTTAGCGCCTAAAATAGGTGACTAAAGGGAACCTTTTCCGTTCAAGCAAGATCCAAAAGCAAAACTCTCAAAGCGAAAATCCCATGACCCCCAAGCGGATTTTATTGACAGGTGCTACTGGCTGTATTGGTCATTACATCGCCGAAGCGATCGTTCAAGAAACCGAACACGAGTTATTCTTGTTGGTGAGGAATCGCGATCGCTTGAAGTTTGACTATGAAGCACGTCCAGGTGTAACAATTTTAGAAGCAGATCTGCGGGCGATCGACCGTTTTAACGATTTGCTGAAAACAATTAACGTGGCGATTCTAGCAGCAACCGCTTGGGGTGGTTCGGCGGAAGTTTTTGATATTAATGTTGCGAAAACTGTACGCTTACTAGAGTTACTCGATCCTTTGATTTGCGAACAAGCGATTTATTTCTCTACAGCTTCAATTTTGGATCGAGATAATCGTTTATTAACTGAAGCAAAGCAGTTAGGGACAGACTACATTCGTTCTAAATATGACTGTTTTTGTCGTTTGTCTCGACTGCAACTTGCACCGAAAATTACCGCCCTTTTTCCAACTTTAGTTTTCGGTGGAGACGAGAATAAACCTTATTCTCATCTTTCTTCTGGTTTGCCAGGAGTGGTAAAGTGGATTAACTTAATTCGCTGGTTCAAAGCTGAGGGAAGTTTCCACTTTATCCATGCTAGGGATATTGCGAAAGTAGTCGTTCATTTAATCGAACATCCAGAAGCAAAAGATTTCCTCGACGAAAAAGAAAACGTCCGGGAAATTACTAAAGTTATTTTAGGTAATCCCTCAATTACAGTTAACGAAGCAATCGAAGAACTTTGTGCTTATTTTGGCAAAAAGATATACTTCCGCATTCCTTTAACTGATTGGTTGGCAAATTTCTTAATTGCGGTGTTTAATATCCAAATGGCAGCCTGGGATCGCTTTTGTTTCCGTTATCGTCATTTTACTTATCGCCATCCCGTACATCCAACTACATTCGGTTTGCCTAGTTATTGTCCTACGTTAACTGATGTTTTGAAAGTCCGAGGAATTCCTTCGGGTAAAAGTAGTCAAACTGTAATCACAGAGGAATTAAGAGCAAGCGAAGAAGAATGATCCCGGAGCGATCGCAGTACCTATCCCCAGAGCAGATTGCATCTACAGGTGAAATTATCAGTATCATCAGTATCAGTGGATATGGTGCTGTCACAGTTCACTGAAGTTATGATTCCAGTGCAGCAGAGAACTGAAAACTGAGTAAATCAAAGGTTTACCATGCTTGGAAAACACTAGACTTTAAGTTTGGCTACGAGTTCATCTGCAAGCTTTTCGAGATCGCCAGTGTCAAACAAAACAAAAGTATCATATCTAATTCTAAAAAAAAGTCCGACATTCATCTTGGCGAGTGTAACTTCAAGCGAGAAGTTTTTTCCATCGATTGCTAACTGTTTTCCGGCTCGCTTAAAGATAGTATGTTCAGAATTTGTAAAATACTCAGTAAAACCTGCATCCTCTATGATGATATGGGCTTGAGCTAATGATACACTCTGTTCAATTTTTCTTTCGATAACTTTCCAACCCCGCATGAGTTATATTTTCTCTTTGTACTAATTCTTCATTAAATTATCTCTCTTCTGTCACTCTGGGGGAAATTAGTTTAATTCGCCCTAAGCTCTCATCGATTCATTTTTTAGGAATAGCCGATAGAATAGCTCGAAGTGCTTTGTTTACTTCTTCAGAAGTCTTGAAAACTTCAGCAACATCGGCTTGTAATGTAACAGTTACAGAATTTTCATCTTTAGAAATAACAAAACGGTTGGGACGAGCTTTAGTATAATCAAAATTATATTCAGGAAGTAATTCGTCTTCAGAATTTTTGTTAGGATCAAAATTGCCTGTATTTTTCATAATCTTGACGTTCTTTTTTGGTTGCCAAACGTGCGCTGATAATACGAATTATTTGGTTTTTTTCGGTATAGCAAACTAAGACAAGGTGATTTTTGTCATCATGTCCAATAATAATTTCTCGTTTTTCGCCGACAGAATGCCACTCATCATCAAAGATATAGGCTAGGGGATCTTTAAAAACAGTTTTGGCTTCTTCAAAGTCAATACCGTGCTTTTTGAAGTTTAGTGAAGCTTTTTGGTCATCCCACTCAAACTGTAAGTTCATAAACTCGAATTCTGTTTAATAGTCTAACTGATTTTATACCCCCAGCGCTATCCTCTTTACGCTTAAGTGGTCAGCCAGAGTTAGAATGTCGCTCAATTCATACAGATTAGATTACGATAATGCCTTTAGTCTACGTCCTAAACTTGACCGTCGCGATCTCTCCAATACCGAGAATCTTTGAGTAAATTTCTCGTTTGCGGACCGGCAATTCCATCGGGAGTTAAGCCAACATCTCGTTGAAAATCACGTACTGCTCTTTCTGCGACAGGACCATAATAACTATCGTTACCGACGTTGTAATAACCGGCACGTCGTAAGTCTTCGATTAATTCGTAAATTAATGGACCTCTGTTACCACGTCGAAAGCAATAACTACCACGGTTGGGTCCGCTAGTACATCGGGAATAGTTGACTTGGGCTAGTTGGAGATTGGTTTGGTTTTCCGATTGAGAGGGAACGACAAAAGCAAGTGTATTTGGGGCTAGGAGGGGAAAGTTACTCAGCCCTAAACTAACTATCAAACTAGCTAAGAAATTGCTAACTGGTTGTGTTTTCATCGAAAGTTACCTCACTGCAATTGAGTGCTTCTACATACTGTTCTCCTCCCAGCGAGAGATTTTTGGCGGGAGTTCCAAACTTGTAATATTTCTTAATGAGATCGGAGCGATCGCCTGGGCGATTATGTTTCTAAGCAACCAAGATGAGATTATGAGTAAGTTACGAGTGGGTATAGCTGGACCTGTGGGATCGGGGAAAACGGCGCTATTAGACGCATTATGTAAAAGTTTGCGCGATGAGTATCAAATTGCGGTAGTCACGAACGATATATATACTCAGGAAGACGCGCAATTTTTAGTGAGATCCGAAGCTTTGTCAGGCGATCGCATTCTGGGAGTAGAAACGGGAGGTTGTCCCCACACGGCAATCCGCGAAGATGCTTCCATGAATCTTGTGGCGATCGCGCAACTGGAAAAGCGTTTCCAAAACTTAGATTTAGTCTTCCTCGAAAGCGGTGGAGACAACCTCGCAGCCACATTTTCGCCCGAATTAGTCGATTTAACCATTTATGTCATCGATGTCGCCGCAGGCGATAAAATCCCCCGCAAAGGCGGTCCAGGGATTACCAAATCCGACTTACTGGTAATCAATAAAATTGACCTCGCCCCTCTCGTCGGCGCAGATTTAAGCATTATGGAACGAGATGCCAAAAAAATGCGCCCAGACAAACCCTTTGTGTTCACTAATTTGAAAACTCAACAAGGATTAGCGATCGTCCGAGACTTTATAAAACTTCATCTAGGAACTTAGCTCTCAGTAACCATTGTGTATCGAAAAACACAATTTCCTTGAGACTATCGATATAACATCTCTCTTTGACTGTCTGAATCTCACGTAGGGCAGATTCAGCTATGTAAGGGAGGTATATAAAAAATTACTATGCCAGGACAATTAGGCAGACGGAAATTTTTAATTTACGGTTCCGCAGCCTTTGGAACTAGCCTGTTACTGAAAGCTTGTTCGGATAGCGAAACCACAGAACCGACCGCAGCAGGTCAAGATGAAGAAGGCCCCACAGCAGCTAGTAGCGGAGACACGATCAAAGTAGGTATTTTGCACTCCCTAAGTGGGACAATGGCAATCAGCGAAACCACCGTAGTCGATGCCGAAAAATTAGCGATCGAGCAAATTAACGAAGCTGGCGGTGTACTCGGTAAGCAAATCGAGATGGTTGTCGAAGATGGCGCTTCAGATTGGCCCACATTTGCAGAAAAAGCAACCAAACTGATCGACCAAGATAACGTCGTTACTGTTTTCGGTTGTTGGACTTCAGCGAGTAGAAAAGCAGTTCTACCTGTATTTGAATCCAAAGATCACTTGCTTTGGTATCCCGTCCAATACGAAGGTCAAGAATGTTCTAAAAATATTTTCTACACTGGCGCAGCACCAAACCAACAAATTGAGCCTGCGGTTACGTGGTTGATGGAAAATAAAGGCACCCAGTTCTTTTTAGTCGGTTCGGACTACGTTTTCCCTCGCACAGCTAACACAATTATTAAAGAACAAGTCAAGGCTGAAGGTGGCGAAATTGTCGGCGAAGATTACTTGCCACTTGGTAATACCGAAGTTACGGCAATTATCACCAAAATTAAAACAGCTTTACCTGATGGCGGTGTAATCTTTAATACCCTCAACGGCGACAGCAACGTTGCTTTCTTTAAACAAATGCAAGGTGCGGGACTCGGACCTGACAAATATCCTGTAATGTCAGTTAGTATCGCCGAAGAAGAAGTTAAGCAAATTGGTGTCGAATACCTGAAAGATCACTATGCAGCTTGGAATTATTTCCAAACGATTGATACTCCCAAAAACGAAGAATTTGTCCAGAATTTTAAAGCTAAGTACGGCGAAGATCGGGTAACTAACGACCCGATGGAATCTGCTTACAACATGATTTATTTGTGGAAGCAGGCGGTAGAAAAAGCGGGAACGGCTGATGACTTAAATAAGGTACGTCAAGCAGCTATTGGTCAAAGTTTTGATGCTCCCCAAGGTACAGTAACAATGCAACCGAACCATCATATTTCTCAAACTGTCAGAATTGGTCAAGTTCGTGATGATGGTTTATTTGATATTGTTTGGGCTACTGATGGTCCGATAGATCCAATTCCTTGGAATCAATACGTGCCAGAAACAAAAGGCTATGCCTGTGACTGGACTGACCCGAATAAGGGTGGTAAATACAAGGTTGAAGAAAGTTAAAAATCAGGGTGGGCAATGCTCACCCTCAAATCTTACTCATAGTTTTTTACAAGTTAATCGTGTCACTATTACTCGAATCTATTGTTAATGGTCTTAGTATCGGTTCAGTGCTGCTAATTGCCGCTTTGGGACTGGCTATTGTTTTTGGTTTGATGGGTGTAATTAATCTCGCTCACGGTGAGTTAATGATGCTAGGAGCATACGCAACTTTTGTTGTCCAAAATGCGTTCAAAGGTTTCGGCGAACCCTGGTTTAGTCTTTATATTTTCTTTGCTATTCCTGTTGCTTTTTTAGTCGCGGCTTTAGTAGGTTTAGCTTTAGAAAAAGGTGTAATTCGCTTTCTCTACGGACGACCTTTGGAAACTTTGTTAGCGACTTGGGGCGTAAGTTTGATTTTGCGGCAATTTGTTCGTAGTGTTAATTGGGTGATGATTATTGGGATTGGTGTATTTTGTCTGTTATTTTTTGGTTCTCTCTGGGCTTTACGCCGTTACTCAGATTGGCAAAGAATTAAAAAATGGGCAAGTGTAATTATGTTGATTTACTCGCTGGGAATTGGTATTTTAAGCGGGTTTTTAATTGGCAAAACTGATAATGAAGTTTTAACAAGACCTTGGTTTAGTGCGAGAAATGTTGACGTTACTGCCCCGGAATGGCTGCGCGGTGGATTGCCGATCGCGGGTTTTCAATTAGCTTATACTCGCTTGTTAATTATAATTTTGACAATTCTTTGTTTATTGGGAGTTTATTGGTTTTTAAATCGTTCTAATTGGGGTTTGCGAATTCGCGCGGTAACTCAAAATCGCAGCATGAGTGCTTGTTTGGGAATTCCCACAGAAAAGGTAGATGCGCTAACATTTGCACTCGGTTCTGGGTTAGCAGGAATTGCTGGTTGTGCGATTAGTTTTTTGGGTTCTGTTGGACCGAATACCGGACAAAATTACATTGTCGATACGTTTATGGTAGTGGTTGTCGGTGGTGTAGGGAATTTGCTGGGGACAATTTTAGCAGCTTTAGCGATCGGGACAATTAGTTATTTAATTGGTTCGGGAACGATCGCGTTATTACTCGCACCAGTAGCATCTCTTCAGCCGTTGGTTGGGTTTTTTGAATTTTTTGCTACAGCAAGTATGGCAAAGGTTATGGTATTTGCTTTAATTATCGCCTTTTTACAGTTCCGACCTGCGGGAATTTTCCCTCAGAAAGGACGCATGGCGGATGCTTAGGTTGAAAATTTATGAAGTATAAAAAGAAACAAAATCTACTGGTAGAAGCGGCAATAGTTGCAGCGATCGCGCTTTTGCTAGCTTTATTAATGCCAGCATTGCTGCCAGCTTTTCGCCTCAAATTGTTGGGTAGATTTTTAGCTTTAGCAATTGTTGCTCTCGGAATTGATTTAATTTGGGGTTATACGGGCTTATTAAGTTTAGGACATGGAATCTTTTTTGCCCTAGGTGGTTATGCTTTGGCAATGCACATTAATTTGCAACCTGAAGGACAACTGCCGGAATTTTTTACGCTTTATGGTGTTAATGAATTGCCTGGGTTTTGGCAACCTTTTTACTCGTTTCCCTTTACTTTAATTGCCCTGATTGTTATTCCGGGAATTGTCGCCGGATTGCTAGGTTATTTGGTATTTCGTAATCGCATTAAAGGGGTTTATTTTTCGATTTTAACCCAAGCGGCTTTATTAGTTTTCTTTAATTTCTTTAACGGACAACAGAAGTTAATTAATGGCACAAATGGTCTGAAAACTGATACCGAAACTATTTTTGGCGTGCTTGCAGGTTCCGATGGGGCGCAAATAGCTTTTTATGAAGTGACGATTTTGTCATTAATTGCAGTTTATGCCCTTTGTCGTTGGTTGACAAGCGGACGTTTTGGGCGTTTATTAGTGGCAATTCGTGATGATGAAACCAGGGTGCGTTTTTCCGGTTACGATCCCACGGGATTCAAAGTATTAGTATTTGCAATTTCGGGCGCGATCGCCGGAATTTCGGGGGCGCTTTATACGGTGCAAACGGGCATTATTACGCCGAATGCAATGGAAGTGGCTTTTTCAATCGAAATGGTGATTTGGGTGGCTGTAGGAGGCAGAGCAACGTTAGTAGGAGCAATTTTAGGAGCGGTATTAGTTAATTTTGCCCGGACTTTGTTAAGCGAACAATTTCCCGAAGTTTGGTTATTTTTCCAAGGTGCGCTATTTTTAATTGTCGTGACAGTGCTTCCAGAGGGAATCGTTGGCTGGTTGCGTGAAATAGGTTGGGGGAAAATGCGATCGTTACTGGGAATGGAGAAAAGACTTATTACTTATCCTAGTATTGAGGAAAACCCGGAAGTACAGCGAGAAAGAGAAGAAATTGGTTCCTAATAAATTAGTTTGTAGTTAGGGCTAAAGCCCGAAAAAGTAGCGCTAAAGCGCTCACTACGAACTCAAAGTTTGTAGTTAGGGCTAAAGCCCGGAAAAGAGGCGCTAAAGCGCTCACTACGAACTCAAAGTTTGTAGTTAGGGCTAAAGCCCGAAAAAGTAGCGCTAAAGCGCTCACTACGAACTCAAAGTTTGTAGTTAGGGCTAAAGCCCGAAAAAGTAGCGCTAAAGCGCTCACTACGAACTCAAAGTTTGTAGTCAGGGCTAAAGCCCGGAAAAGAGGCGCTAAAGCGC encodes:
- a CDS encoding BrnT family toxin, which gives rise to MNLQFEWDDQKASLNFKKHGIDFEEAKTVFKDPLAYIFDDEWHSVGEKREIIIGHDDKNHLVLVCYTEKNQIIRIISARLATKKERQDYEKYRQF
- the urtC gene encoding urea ABC transporter permease subunit UrtC, coding for MKYKKKQNLLVEAAIVAAIALLLALLMPALLPAFRLKLLGRFLALAIVALGIDLIWGYTGLLSLGHGIFFALGGYALAMHINLQPEGQLPEFFTLYGVNELPGFWQPFYSFPFTLIALIVIPGIVAGLLGYLVFRNRIKGVYFSILTQAALLVFFNFFNGQQKLINGTNGLKTDTETIFGVLAGSDGAQIAFYEVTILSLIAVYALCRWLTSGRFGRLLVAIRDDETRVRFSGYDPTGFKVLVFAISGAIAGISGALYTVQTGIITPNAMEVAFSIEMVIWVAVGGRATLVGAILGAVLVNFARTLLSEQFPEVWLFFQGALFLIVVTVLPEGIVGWLREIGWGKMRSLLGMEKRLITYPSIEENPEVQREREEIGS
- the urtA gene encoding urea ABC transporter substrate-binding protein, with translation MPGQLGRRKFLIYGSAAFGTSLLLKACSDSETTEPTAAGQDEEGPTAASSGDTIKVGILHSLSGTMAISETTVVDAEKLAIEQINEAGGVLGKQIEMVVEDGASDWPTFAEKATKLIDQDNVVTVFGCWTSASRKAVLPVFESKDHLLWYPVQYEGQECSKNIFYTGAAPNQQIEPAVTWLMENKGTQFFLVGSDYVFPRTANTIIKEQVKAEGGEIVGEDYLPLGNTEVTAIITKIKTALPDGGVIFNTLNGDSNVAFFKQMQGAGLGPDKYPVMSVSIAEEEVKQIGVEYLKDHYAAWNYFQTIDTPKNEEFVQNFKAKYGEDRVTNDPMESAYNMIYLWKQAVEKAGTADDLNKVRQAAIGQSFDAPQGTVTMQPNHHISQTVRIGQVRDDGLFDIVWATDGPIDPIPWNQYVPETKGYACDWTDPNKGGKYKVEES
- a CDS encoding NAD-dependent epimerase/dehydratase family protein, with the protein product MTPKRILLTGATGCIGHYIAEAIVQETEHELFLLVRNRDRLKFDYEARPGVTILEADLRAIDRFNDLLKTINVAILAATAWGGSAEVFDINVAKTVRLLELLDPLICEQAIYFSTASILDRDNRLLTEAKQLGTDYIRSKYDCFCRLSRLQLAPKITALFPTLVFGGDENKPYSHLSSGLPGVVKWINLIRWFKAEGSFHFIHARDIAKVVVHLIEHPEAKDFLDEKENVREITKVILGNPSITVNEAIEELCAYFGKKIYFRIPLTDWLANFLIAVFNIQMAAWDRFCFRYRHFTYRHPVHPTTFGLPSYCPTLTDVLKVRGIPSGKSSQTVITEELRASEEE
- the ureG gene encoding urease accessory protein UreG; this translates as MSKLRVGIAGPVGSGKTALLDALCKSLRDEYQIAVVTNDIYTQEDAQFLVRSEALSGDRILGVETGGCPHTAIREDASMNLVAIAQLEKRFQNLDLVFLESGGDNLAATFSPELVDLTIYVIDVAAGDKIPRKGGPGITKSDLLVINKIDLAPLVGADLSIMERDAKKMRPDKPFVFTNLKTQQGLAIVRDFIKLHLGT
- a CDS encoding ABC transporter permease subunit codes for the protein MSLLLESIVNGLSIGSVLLIAALGLAIVFGLMGVINLAHGELMMLGAYATFVVQNAFKGFGEPWFSLYIFFAIPVAFLVAALVGLALEKGVIRFLYGRPLETLLATWGVSLILRQFVRSVNWVMIIGIGVFCLLFFGSLWALRRYSDWQRIKKWASVIMLIYSLGIGILSGFLIGKTDNEVLTRPWFSARNVDVTAPEWLRGGLPIAGFQLAYTRLLIIILTILCLLGVYWFLNRSNWGLRIRAVTQNRSMSACLGIPTEKVDALTFALGSGLAGIAGCAISFLGSVGPNTGQNYIVDTFMVVVVGGVGNLLGTILAALAIGTISYLIGSGTIALLLAPVASLQPLVGFFEFFATASMAKVMVFALIIAFLQFRPAGIFPQKGRMADA
- a CDS encoding peptidoglycan-binding domain-containing protein; protein product: MKTQPVSNFLASLIVSLGLSNFPLLAPNTLAFVVPSQSENQTNLQLAQVNYSRCTSGPNRGSYCFRRGNRGPLIYELIEDLRRAGYYNVGNDSYYGPVAERAVRDFQRDVGLTPDGIAGPQTRNLLKDSRYWRDRDGQV